TGAGCCTTAACCATTTGTAGCACCAAGGCTTCTAGTTTATTCCCCCCTTGGTTATTTTGTTGGACATTTTGGGGTGGTGGACCTTGGTTTGGTTGGAAGTTTTGTTGTGGTGGCCTTTGTTGTTGGTTTTGACTTTGATAGCTCGATGGGTAATTGTTCCTTTTTTGTGGTGGTACATAGACATTTTGTTGTTGTTAAGGTTGAGGCACAAGAGTTTGTTGtggttgagggttaagcacattgttgctttTATAAGACAAGTTCGGGTGAAATTTTGTGTTCAGGTTATAAGTAtttgaaaatgtacccggtgggaATGAACTTTGTCTAAAATTTTGATAAGCATTTACCTCCTCAATAGTAGCTTGACAATGAGCGGTGTAATGAACTGCACCTTCGCAACCTTCACAAACAACAATTTGACTAGTAGAGGACAAGCCATTGAGTTGTTGAAGAGAGGAAATCGCATTTTGAGCCTCCAACTTTTCTTGGAGCAATAAGATTTGAGCTTTCAAAATGGTAGTGTCGGAAGTTTCCTCTTTACCTTTGATAGGTGTACTCGGGGAATagacatattgggcatcatgaaTCGCCATGGATTCAATCGTTTCATGAGCAATattggtgtcaatttgatcaaaccgcccattgttggcggattCAAGAATTCTTCGGGACttggcacaacatccattgtataATGTTACAACCAGGAACCAAGCATCtaacccatgatgtgggcattgcctttgcaACTCCTTGTAGCtttcccatgcttcatataagctctctagagcttgttgacggaatctcgtgatttggctcctcaaagtttgagttctCTTTAATTTCTTGATTAATTGTTAAGGGGATCCAAAGTTTGCGATTAATACCCCTTAATTCACCCGGGTAAATGCATATTTGGGCATCCTAAGAGCATATCTAAGCTTGACTTTTCCACTTGTTTGACTTGGGCTTTTCTTTGAGCCAATTTCATTTATTCACTTGTTCATCAACCCAAGCTCCATTCCTTCATGCTCGGGATTATTTTACTTGGTTTTTTCCAAAATTCCCTTCTTTTTGCATGTCTCGTTTGGTTTAGCCTCGTGAACCTTAGTGCTTGCACAtatgacgggaaaaagctatgaAAGCtacatttcctacaaaatacgataaaaacaagcaaagacaCTAGTACACGGAATTaggtcacaaatacactaataaaagTGTGATATAAGTAAAACCGAGTTAAATTAAGGGGTAAAtcctatataaaatggacacatcagTAGCCGTATTGGTGGTGGGCGTAAGTGTAGTACCGCGGTATCCTGGTCACAGTGCACTTGGTCGAGTaggcattactcggccgagtaagtcgtCGAGTGCTTTTAGACAGCTACTATTTTaggtacactcggccgagtagtgaggACCTTGGTAGAGTAGggtgtactcgactgagtacttcaggtactcgaccgagtacccggtctgacgggttatttTGCGCGGTCTAATTAAGATAATTGGAGAAGTATATTTAAGTCATTTTATTGGTTTTATTCATTTTATAATCATTTCTTAAGCAAACTCACAAACTCTAAACTATGTAACACTACTCTCCAACTATCTTAATCATTTCCAAGGCTAGGGTTCATATATTTTGGGGTTTTCATTCCATCTCCGCGTCGATTCGATCAGTAAGTATTTtaccctttatttatattttggtTATAGATAtacaaaccctaattgggtggtTTGCGGGTTTAGGGCGAATAATCGTACGATGCGTAGTTGATTGATTGTATGATATCATAATAGGTGAGGACTTCATAGAGGAGGCATACTAGCTTGATTTGCTGTGCTTTTGCTTGGATCTTGAtaagatagggtttccctactcagtcgtTTATATAATTGATTATAAGATGTAATTTTGGTTGATTGTTTGGTATTGTTATCATTGTGATTGAGTTTTTACAGTGATCGTTTGTTGTTGTGGGACCATTTTGGGGAGATGGTTACAACCCCATGTTCGctccttgtggctcccgtcacaagagAGATGTACAAATTAATGATTTGGGTtagctcgttgcgatgagcggggcttaggtggtaaggctaAGGTCTCCACTGGTGGTGTGGGTTCCTGTTGCGATGGGAACCTGGCAGAGCTACAcatttcggtgtgtagtcggttactggttactattggagtttggaggattgttACTAGTTTGGATTGTATTGTGTATCTGTGATTTCTTATTTGGGTTATGCAGTTGACTGATCCcgttattgttttcaaaactgtggtgatccattcggggatggtgagcagttggtttagtaGGTATTAGATGTGAATGTAGCTCGCGGGATATGGATGGAATATTTTCTTTAGCTAGCTTCCTTTGTGGTCTTAAACATTAGCTTTTCTTTTGGTTCCTTTCGGTTTTgtaaacagttttggtttggttttcagtttgagtttggttaaacagtggtccatttgatatactttacctcgggcaaccgagatggtagcacctcgATATGCTAAggtgtgttggagcttgtgtccttcacaaattagtgtgataacatttgtaaatctcttacaggttcacaagggtatacttcgtatatttaatcagttggttaacgtttacctaataacgattggcttgctagaaagtttgacgttattatcatacagatggcggtgatcaactggtctctaaaggtcacacctataggatgtgtttgagaaatgtggttatagaaatataatcacattgatgcccaaaatgactaaaaagttagtcgatgtgttgatgagataattatttaatgaaaattaatcaatattagttgagacgaattaactgtcaattcgtaaattaaatataataagttatatttaattaaatatatataatgttagcttggacgaattaatctgttaattcgtaattaaatataatcagttgtatttaatatcaacaagctgaatgtgttatagtggtaatagtgagggtacacataccaagaggtcatgggttcgatcctcactagatgacaattcaacacatattatatatttttggaaagatcaAAAATAAGGAGGAAATACTCCTTGTCACGGTTtgatggccgaaattaggaaaggtttttctttcctaattgactccaaatttcggtctgtataaaaagaaagggagagaattatttctaccctaatgctttttcttgaccttgcctcctctctctcatcacaaaacacaaaaacaactaaatttacagaaaattttagatcgatttctagcataatcaaagggcatatctcatatcgtcttgggtgcaactaataggcgaatatcaattttgatattgttcttaggccaattttgctaggaccgaaggttaattctaaatccttatactttgtttatgtattttgtttatgacctttatcatcattgttaaaattcgttataatccttctagtttaagggaagtatacagattattttccacaagtggtatcagagcattaggccacgcttttatttttgatgattttcataaaatatgtatgtaaacaatggggatttcgaaaaaaaaaaattttagggttttcggctgaaatttttttgtgccgagagaattttttttttccggcctgtttttcctttgttgatgatttatttccatttgattcatatgaattattgttttaatatgttaagatgataataaaatgaatttgtagataccttgatttaattcggattaaattaaattgttaatggaataatcatgtcgatgagacaagaacttgtttttgctatatagttttagcatataagattaatcatgttcattaattcacttgctaaatcacgttctatatggcaactgtaaacattttcttcatcggttttgttttagggcaattcttgccgcaagttttttttgtgacggctgttttattttttttgccgttgttgttgtttttttttcctgttcggtactgttcaccgtgaacagtgttcataaaaaaaaaactgcttttttgggttatttttcttttttgccggatctaaaagaaaaagaaaaggaaagttttttctttccttgtttttgccttatttccgaaaaaaaaaaaaatttattggcTGTTTTTTTTGTCAGCCGTGAGctgagtttacaaataaaaaaaaattttgttttctttttgccgagacccaaaaggaagaaaaattggattttgtttattttattttattttgaccaattagttattgtgaatcggttcacaatttaaagataccgagttattttaaagcagtttaaaattttgacggatagaattcatattacaagtttaatatggattaagaattaaattaatgtgattaaattgcggaattatcacttaatttaatttaaataggtggtttggataaattaatcaacataattaaagaattgtgttatgtatgtttaatttattttagttgatgcttttaattttgttgaatgaatcgaatgaatgaattttatttacgtatttatttttgcaatcggttgtaatttgtaatacttagtgtggccttagtcaaattatgttttcgtaatgaaggaaacatgatttcttatgtaattatgagatctcgaatctcctttattttagttttgggtttttgaaattagaatgtaattaataggtcaattatgtaattttatttattgtaatttcaaagaagactaaagaggaagattggagctcactcccactacatggatcaagatggaacatcaagacaagcttctcgggtccaaggatgaattccaaacttgtatttattgttcattttgataggataggccacactaggacttttactgtttttacgtttttttcattcttattgcttttcattcacatgttagtttgagaaaacggataatttgagaaaaggaaGGGAACATAAATTAAGGGTAGAAAACGAACAGATTAGTAATGATAATACGGGTAATTGTCGATTAATACGTAGGGTgatgaactaggtcaaagcagaaacgaaatttcagagacagaattcacctcggaacaggcgcagcaaagcTGCGTCCGCAGTGGTTACtgtgtctgttcctgaggtgagttctggctgtgaagccggaactgcgaattgttaatgttcgttggtagttttaatggttgattatggatatttgactcgaatgaaagtgatttaacatattatttacatatgaaattatcataaaagcaataaaacatgtgtTAAAACGGATAATAACTATTAAAACGAATTATAAACAAGTTAAagttaattaaaacgaattaggttAAATTATGATGGAAACTATGTGAAAAGTAGTGATAAACAGCAATAAAAACATGTACAAAAGACGGATACCAGAAACTTGACATGAACGAATCGAGTTTCTAaaaatccgagtttgatttaatgacgaaaatccgtaaatattgattattagggatctAGATCGGAAATTAAAAGGTGATAAATTATTTAAGAACTATGTATTAAAATTATTATGCGAACGAAATAAGGGGAAAAGACGAAAAGACGAAAGAAAGAAGACGAATTAAcagagaacaaaggaagaagaagaaaagcagaaactgcggcaacctcaggaagaggcgcagcagttgctgcgcttcttctcgacgtctgtctcccgttaatccgtaaaaacagtttgataaaaggttttgtaaatcggttttaaacgtgcattcgacgtaaatcttacaataattgatacaataataaaatacaataataaaagtaggatttacaccctcagacttacatgtttgacgaaacgagattgactaagttaacgattagtgattgctcgactcgaatgtaaaggtagaagagaagggcggacactcgcgtgagaaatatgaagaaagaaggtccctatttatactaatcacacggaggaattagggtttcggtaaaactttggaaataaatctcgaaaagatcttaaaatacgcggAAAGGAGCTGGGGATGAGGCGCAGaaaccactgcggctcttggaagaggcgcagcaggtcctgcgtcctttccccaggcgtttcctcctgcggaagaaagatttttcgcgtttctattatggaattgcggtagatctcgacttctTTATTgcataaaatataatttcgggatatattttgccaaaagattaaaaatattgaaatatagaatagaaatatccggaacattccagaacattctgactcggcattttagacggtttattagaaaatgaagacggtttttgatccggactccaaatgaactctaattactgtcaaaacgaccgtaacggcgcgtatATGACGACCAAGGGTttgacacaagtatttgagctatcacttgacgataaacttacgaattgtcataaatcgttccgtgtaccaaacatgcggcccaatcatcaccgggtggcttgcgggaggtgcagaaatgaggtatctacattattattattattattattattattattgttattgttattgttattgttattgttattgttattgttattgttattgttattgttattgttattattattattgttattattattattattagtcagAATTCTCATTAAAATAGGAATAAGTTTCTTACAAAAGAAGAACTAGCTAAATGACCAACACTACCATACATAAAACCCGAGCTGATCAACCTAGAAGCAATTGGAGCATTTGGGAGTTAAATATCCCATTACTCCAAGCATACATACGAACACAAACAACGTACTTAATCCTGGTTAACAACTTGCTTACATCCCTGCTCACTCCATCAAAAACCCTTAAATTACGCTCTTGCCATAAGAAGTAGATGACAGCAGCAATGGAACACCGTGCAAGTTTTGATCTCCAAGTCTGATTCCTACTAAGGGCAAGTTTATACAGTTCATGCTTTTAACTCAGAACATGCCTGGTAGTGCCCTGCCAATTTAGAACCTGCTGCATCAAGTCCTTTGAGtaggaacaataaaagaacagaTGAGTACAAGTTTCATTAGCTTGGAAGCACAAAACACACCTATTAACAAGGAGGACCCCTCTTTTGCAAATGTTGTCCACTGTTACCAGAGCATTATGAGCAGCTAATGTAGCAACAAAAGCGTGCTTGGGGAGAACAATGGCATCCAGGATGGGCTTCATCCATCTAAGATCATGATGTGTCCCATGAAAAATAGAATACACCTACTGCAAAGGCAGCTTACCCTTGGTAGCCCAGACCTGAAATAAACATTTAGCCTCATCGATAGTACCAACCTTAGTGACAAATTCATCCCTGATGACAAGAATCTGTTGCCAAATAAGAGACAAACAGGCAGTGGCTTCAAGATTCCAACCAGAGTGCTGCTTGAAAATGTACTCTTTGGACCACTTAAGCCAGATAAAAGTACAATTGTGATTATAAGACCAAAACATCTTTAATAATAGCGTTTTATTCCAACCCAGCACCTCCCTAATATCAAAACCTCCTTGTATTTTGCCCCTGCGAACTTTGGACCAGCTATAGAACACCAtccttcatttattattattattattattattattattactattattactactattattactactactattattattattattattattatttagttattattattaatatattatattattaataataatgttataatttatattactaatatattattattatcaatactatatttattattatattactattttatattttatatatcttattagattattattattattatattatattatattaatatattattattattaatgaagaatattattataatatttattattattattattattggtattattgttattattattagtataaactttttattattatttcagttgagttcagttcagttcagataagttcagttcagttcagctccattaagttcagttcagtttagttcagacaATTTATGTCCAAAAGAACAAGTCCTAAGTCAGTTTTCGTAGAAAAAATAATTAATGGATTAAAAAAAGGTCTTAACTATTTCTTCTGTTTTAGTTTAGGATCTGAACatctgacttttttttttttttttttgttaatttgagactttaataaattaataaaacctTATATAATCGAGTAAAAAAGTTAATATCAATGTTTGTTTGTTCACATTTCCTTTTATCAATCTTTGCAAGATCGGGAGTCATTTATTAACAAACTTATACGACATAAATCaatttttttacaaaataaaaaatccAACTTATTAGGAATTACCGGGATGGTGTATTAGTTCCATAAATTAAAACTTTGATCTAACTCATATTCGATTTGACACCCAAAATAAGACTCGAACTTGACCCAAATCCTAACAGTACCTGACTCGAATATTTATTGCTTCATGCTGGCCATGATCAAATAACATAAAATACCTTACTCGATAATTACTCAAACCATAAATGAACGAGATAATATAATATGATCCGAGTTCTTGAAAATACGAAATGATTCAATCCAAATTGACCCGACTTGCACCCCTCCCAGTTGCCCGTTTGTTACCCATGCGTGTTAAGGTGAAAAATACAACAACGCATATTTTTCGAAGAGTTTGCAAATGATTTTTTTAGTCTAATATCATTTGAAGTTGTTCATAAACATATGGCATATATCTTTAATATATTGCATAAAATTGTACCTACCATTTGCAATACATTCTAATATTCTATAATGTAGTTTGTATTATattaatcaatacatatatacaaATCAAGAACTTTTTGAGCGATATTAAAGAGTtcaacttttttagaaatcctaacaagagtagattttgaaacaaatttactaaaattatcctaataaaagtagatttaatatttaaaacaaaatttaataaaattatcctaatataagtagatcaaatatatcttaataaaattatcctaatataagtagattacaATTATCAAACACATAACAAAAAATTATTATAGGCCaagttatcatttttatttttttcatacTTATGGTCTCATACATTTGTAGTTTGTATTCCCGCATCAAAATTCAACAAGTTGATGGATAAATAATGAATTTATCTGATTAAAGTGTTATGTTAAGATGATGTAATTTGTAGTTACACGAAGTATAAACTACGGTTATTtcatgaaaatataatcacaaaaTAATCATTGGAGTGTGTATATAAATCATACATGCCTCGATACACATTCAAGTGATCAATACATATAAAATGATTTACCGATCTATATATGTTACTCCCTCCCTCctggtcaatagtttacaattattTTATACACGATTATTAAAGTAATGAGAGAGGAATGagttataattattaaaaaagaaaaaaatcaaaagtaaCTCGAAATGAGAAGGAAATAAAATGGTCCCCACCCACATGAGTTTGAATAGTAAACTTACTAAAAAATaaagtgtaaactatttgactGATTCACCTTAAATTAGAAAGTATAAACTATTAATCGGgttggagggagtactattttgtttcattaatttatactATATAAGATTGTGTAGATCATTAGATCGTAGAGGAACGAAACCGAGAATAACTGAAGTAAAATTTGGTGGTTTGAACAACTTAAAGCTTGCAGCAACTCATAGTATTATTAATATATGATGAACTGATGATCAATTGTAATCTAACCATTACATAATATTGATTTCTTCTTAGGTTCATTTTCTAAGGATACAATTATACTTAATTCACAATTTTTTCTTAACTTCAACAcggaaaacaaaaaaattaattacaaTGCAGAAAATCAAAACTTTTTTTAACCATTTAGAGTTTGAGTGTTGGACTCATGAAAAATTGGAAAGATTAAAAGAATAATAGTAGGTGCTACTCTAAATACacaatgtaactaattatatgATATATTAATAACATACAAAGTActtattcatatactatatcCCAGATTTCATTAGTCAtactaaaattgaaaagttaactgaaacaTAAAAAAAGTAGCTTAAAAGGTAACTGAAAAATTAGGAATTGATAAGTTAACTGATTAAATAAAAAGTGTTTGGAAAACTAACCGAAAGGTAGTTGTTTTTTagtaaaatgacataaaaggacTTAGTAGGTACTCCATAGTTAATTTTTTAAATTGAAGGATTAAAAATAAGAAACAAGTAACTTATTACTCACATGATACTCTTATTtttatttggtaaataatttatctacCAAATACTTATAAGAAattaagataaatgaaattttggtGAAATAAGCTTAAACTTATTTCTTAGAAACAAAagttaaatatgagatttttcataATCTCCCGACCTTACTCATGCCAAATTAATTTCTTATTTATGTCTGCCCATCTTTAGTTGCTTTTGAGCCTATTGTTATGAGTCGATCTCAAGTTCCTTTTAATTTTATAGACTTGATTGATAGAATAAATAACTATTGGTTTagaataaatattagcaattaGACGTTATAACACAAATTACAAATATACTCTATAATAATCATGGGGAACAAAATAATAAgcaattggttcaaaataaataaaCGTTAGTTTTTTACATAAGAATAAAAATTGTAAACTCTACAATAAGAAGAAGGATGCTTGATAAAAAGGGAAAATCTATCACAAGTGTCCAATTATGTCGCATTTGTCTTGGATGCAgtgaatataaataaagttttagaaTCAAACTGAGTTTTAAACGATGACAACCATGAGTATTAGACATGGGTAAAAATATTATGAGAATTATTTgtgaaagttatagaataaacgACAAAAGATCTCCACAAGTTGAGTCGGTTATAGTTTGGAAACTTTTTACCCGCGACAGGAAATATGACAACTAGGGAGcatataatttttctattaaatacgggtatgactgtgagatccctgaaaaaaatatcctttttaaaaataagtaaataatattatggagtcgccagtagattttataaaaaaacatacaaaaataagttaacggaaaaggcccattttgatccctggaatggggactgatccgtcactccggtctgaaccaaagattgcggattcggggataaaggtacgatcagggaaggtgttaggcacccggatcgcCAATCAAACTGAcgacctctactatttatttataatattatatatttgacgaaatttatCGAAATAGTACAAATTATTTACAAAGAACAAATAAATTAGGTTAGTTTATatacaataaatagagaaaataaataaaagacaataaaagaaTTAGATAAAAAGAAAGAGTAAATAAAAACTTATTTGATGTCGGTACCCTCATGCCTATCTGGAtgtttgactattaatgaatttcgactttgtcgttaattattggctcttatgcgcttatatagAAACTGGGACAATTTATTGTGTGTGGTTTGATTTGAAATTGAGACGGCTGTCTGGGAGTATTGAATTTCTGGTCTTGAATTGGATGTACGGTATTTGTTTGTGTAAGTCTCGTATGTTTGTATGTCTCTTTGTACGTCTTTATTTATAGTCTTTGGTTGCTGAAGTTTACTAGGATAATGATTACTTGTACATCACGTTCCAAGCCTCTTGATTTTCTATCTTTTCATTGTTTTCTTATCTTTTCATTGTCTAAATTGTTTGGATGTACACTATCAATTATAGAATTCTAGAGTGGTGAGACAATCCAAGTCAGCTTCCTTCACCCAAACCATTGTGTACGTATTTCCTCGTAATTAATCTTGTTAGTTAACTTTTCTTTTAGTATTTTGGCCCACATGAAAATAGGCATCAGACTTAGACAAGGGTGTTAGGCCCAAATATGGATATTCTCGCGTGTTCTAATCTGCGCAATCCATCGCAAAACGTAATAGACGTGGTCATATAGGGGAAGGTCAATTGGTAGTTTTATGCCATTTTGAGTGATTTATCGGGAATTAAGCGTAAAGAgcctttaattataacattgtcaattttcatttagtcatttaatTTTAGCCTCATCGGGTAACCTTAAGGCTAGgtagacaactttgaggtgtctacagaagcccccactttgaccgagtctgagtaagacgaaggtcaaagtagtccggtcgggacagataaaggataagaaacGTACCTGGGCTTCTTACATTACCTGTTTGTAGTAGCTGGAAACTGGACTGgcttagcaaaactttgttttactaatcTGAAGCTGGAACTGGTGCAACGAAACTTTGTTTTGTTGGTCTGAAACTGGCAtagtgaaactttgtttcactgGTTTGG
This sequence is a window from Silene latifolia isolate original U9 population chromosome 8, ASM4854445v1, whole genome shotgun sequence. Protein-coding genes within it:
- the LOC141594997 gene encoding uncharacterized protein LOC141594997, translating into MVFYSWSKVRRGKIQGGFDIREVLGWNKTLLLKMFWSYNHNCTFIWLKWSKEYIFKQHSGWNLEATACLSLIWQQILVIRDEFVTKVGTIDEAKCLFQVWATKGKLPLQWMKPILDAIVLPKHAFVATLAAHNALVTVDNICKRGVLLVNRNQTWRSKLARCSIAAVIYFLWQERNLRVFDGVSRDVSKLLTRIKYVVCVRMYAWSNGIFNSQMLQLLLG